Sequence from the Nerophis ophidion isolate RoL-2023_Sa linkage group LG10, RoL_Noph_v1.0, whole genome shotgun sequence genome:
tagtaaaacaatttaaTGTGTAGCGGTTTATTTCATTAGAGGAATACATAATGTCTGATTTACCAAATACTATACAAATACTGTGAAAAAAGATTGGTGTACTAAtacactgtaaataaaaaaaaatcactgtaaattcacagcaaattgctggctaataattgcattaattttacagtaatgtactgtaaCTGCAGAGCTTTGACTTTACACTTAATTACAAGAAAGTTACAACTATATGCTGTAATTTTATATTTTGCTAAAATTACAACTATACATTGTATCATCACAGCTGAGTTTTTACAGGTACTTGCACCATTTGAATAATGAACACAGTACCTTATTGTACATATGTCACAGTAAATTGCCCATAGTTGTACATATTTACTGGGAAAGCAATGCAATTATTATTGCTGTGAGTACATTTGTCATGCTTCTTGAATTAAAATTTAAAGCACACCATTTTATAAGATTGAATTGTAAATTCACAGCAAATTGTTGGTTAATAATTGCATTACTTTCTCAATAACATTTACAGTAATCTATTGTGAAATATCTTTTACACAGCTGTGAAGCTAACACTAAATTGCTATAAAACTATGTCATAGTATATGTTTGTAAGTGTTACTGTAAAATAATTGCAATTGTTAGCTACCAATTTTCttgtatatttaattttttttatagtgttttatAGTGAATTAGTACAAtgtaaaacatttgttaaagtatATTAGTAGGCCAATgtgttttttccttgttttttcttTTGTAGATGAGTGACTTATCTATAATAAATTAACATATATTCCCTAATAGtgtgactttaaaaaaatataaaattacacaccttttaaaaaaaagtttggtaTTTTAATTAATTCTAAATATCTAATTACTTCAGCATGGCCCTACTTCTCCCACATTACCACATAATATCATATCATAGTTTATAATGTACTGTACTACACTACTATACATGGGCTTACATGTGTGAACACCATACAactatatttaaatttttttttttttttaagaaaatacgAGCTGCAAGATTTTAGAGACACCTGATGCACAATATTGGCCAAGTTTTTTGAATAAATAAAACGGACAAAATGAGAAAACTATTTCTTTTTATATTTGCCAATCAAAACTGAGCATTATTACATTTGGTTGCACATAATTTAATGAGCTGTGAGTGTATATATTGTGGAATTCACATATGTTTACTGCATTCATATCAAAATGTGGCCCTTTTAGTGTTGCTGCAAATTTGACTGTAATTTGTCGGACAACTAATATTGTATTTTACAAGACTGATTTGTAGACCTGCTTGTCAGTGACTCTTATAATCTCTTATAAAAGCTCAATTGTTGCTCCCCTCCAaacattcttgttttgtgttgcTCTGGGTTGCCAAATGTGGTATTTATTGGTCATAAAAACTACTGTAACCAATAATTATTCCACATTGTATATGTAACGTATTAAaacatattacaaaaaaataaatcaacaggAGAGGGCCAGATGCCTCAAAAACGCTAACATATCAAAAGGTGAATATCAAAGTGGCCCTCAAACTGTTCCTTTATTAAGAAGTTTGGACATGTATAAAATAATACAACAGTGACAAAATTGTTGAATTTAATTACAAATTCATTCATTAATATCAATCACaaaatttacttaaaaaaaactaaaaattattagaaactcaCTCAAAGAGTGACCAGGCCTTACCTCAAAAAGTTCTGAATCCACACTGATCCGGACTGGAACTTTTTGAGCTTTCTTTAGTGGGATGAAATAAATAGAGTGAACCCTCCTGTCAGTCATCCACTCTATTTTCGAATGGGTGGAGGTTCGAGACGTtagcatacacacgcacacacaagttgAGGCTTGTACTGTAAATGTTAGGTAACGTAGTAGAAATGATCTAGATCAGCCCCGAAATCGGTTTTATcctatttctgacatttcctaaaACATTTATGGAAATATGCCTAGAACTTTTTGATTCATGTTGCTAACAGACAAATAAACAAGCCCCAATGATTATGTAACCTCCTGGCAGTggtaatacatataaataaattatattttacatataatgttataaatgttgtaaattaaattcaaaaaataacattaaaaataaaaaattattgctTTATGctgttatttatttatactgtattaaaaaaatacatattttaatattttccAAATTGtctaatatataatttttttggtcTCCAGACTTTAGAAACTGATTTAAATTACCATGGCAAACAATTAATTCTAGAAATCAGATTAATAACACATCTGAATTTGGATTATTCACAAATTATTACTTGCTTgaatatttattgaaaaaatagTCCAATTTCTGgagacaaatgcaattttattgtcagaatatcataatggaatattttttttaggttttatttGAATGCACGTAATGTATTTGCTCATGATGGTTTTACATAAAATCCGGTCCGAGTTTATTCTTCATGGTTAAGGTAAATGAGCATGTGCAATCAAAATCAATTGCATTATTAATCTGCGTATATACATGATAAATGCAATCTTttttggatctttctgtgtggagtttgcgtgggttccctccgggtactccggcttcctcccacttccaaagacatgcacctggggataggttgattggcaacactaaattgtccctagtgtgtgaatgtgagtgtgaatgttgtctgtctatctgtgttggccctgcgatgaggtggcgacttttccagggtgtatattgccttccgcccgattgtagctgagataggcgccagagccacCCGTaatcccaaaatggaataagcggtagaagatggatggatgaatggatgatttcCCTGCGTATCATTGATATTTTGTGTTCATTAATTATTTTCACATATCAAGTAATCTTCCTGACCAAGTACGGCAGGGGGATAGTTACATCTTGGAGCCCCGATTCTGAACAAGAAATGTTTCCTAGTATTGTGTTATTGCGTGTGTGTACAAAGTAGGGTAATGAGGCTTACCCACAATTTCTATGTTTTTCCTTCCATAGAATGCATATACAGAAAGGGTCTAGCTTTGAATGGGAGGCAGATTAACCTGGAGCTGTATGAGCCATGCTATCAGGTCTGTTTTCACATTATTAGACAGTAAAAACCCAGCttgcacaagacattaaaacaacattaagaacttgTTGAATTCGGTCCTGACGTTGAACGACTCAAACCTAACAttagaacaacatgcttttaaaaaatatttagtcaatgGTGGGTTCTGATGCTAATTTGACCATTccattttggtaatttcccacaCCAATATTTTTCAActcaaataaaatgttgaaacaccatgctttttgctgacatttattcaatgtcaggttgtgaccgtAGAAATTTGGTCATATCCCaaacaacaacgtggatccaacctTGAACGTCAAGGTTGTTTCaatatacaaatacaactattttgcaacgttgtttcaaagtcagttttatcGGACATATATGTATCATCAAccttgtatcaatgtcttgtgcctgctgggagtaTGTTTGCAGGTGATAACCTTGTTGTTGTCCGTGTTTTTCAGTCCGCTGAGGGTTGCGATCAGATACACTGGGCTGATGGTTTTATTGTGGTTTACGATATCAGCGATCGCTCATCCTTTGTAACAGCCAGAACCATAGTTAAGCTTATCAGGGCGTTCCCCTTGGGATCAGCCAGAAGGTAAGCTGTCATTCGTGGGCTTACTTATCTTTGTGCTTGCTCACTTATTTTCTGGTGTTCCCCGCAGGGATGTCGAGTCTCTTATATTTGTGGTGGGCAACAAACACGACCTGTGTCACATGCGAGAGGTGCGTTGCGAAGAAGGTCAGCGTTTGGCAGCTGAGTTCCGCTGCCAGTTCTACGAGCTGTCTGCGGCCGAGCACTACAAAGAGGTGGTGCGCATATTCTCCGAGATGGTGCAGAGCACCAGCCTCCGGGGCAAGGCCAAGGAGCGCAACAGACGACCCAGTGGTTCCAAGTCCATGGCCAAACTCATCAACAATGTTTTTGGCAAAAGGAGGAAATCGGTGTAAAGGCGAGTATATGAGGGTTGACATGTTGACCAATGGCTTGCCGGTGTCCAAAAATCCAACCAATGGTGGACTAGTTTTACCCTCATAAACAATGCAAGTCGGTAGAAACTGCATAGAAATGAAACATTAAGTCATTGCAGCGAAGAATACAAATTGCCATTACTAATTAAATCCCAGACAGTTTCAAAATCTAGAtaagatgttttttttcttctttaataaaaacattttaaaacagttATAGGGATCTTAGGCAGCACTGTTGCAAAtaggttagtgcgtgtgcctcacaataagaaggtcctgtaTTTGATTCACGGGCTCTGGgtttttctgtgtggaatttgaaTATTCTCCCCATGACCGTGTGTGTTCCCTTCCAGAACTccgaaggttgtttttttttgcaaatattaactcatttggaatttcatttctgcaacatgtttcaaaaaagctggtacaagtggcaaaacaagaccgagaaagttgaggaatgttcatcaaacacttatttggaacatcccacaggtgaacaggctaattgggaacaaggagggtgccatgattgggtataaatgcagcttccctgaaacaaggatggagcgagggtcaccactttgtgaacaaatccatgatcaaattgtcgaacagtttaagaacaacattcctcaacaagctattgcaagcaaTGTAgtaatttcaccatctatggtccgtaatatcatcaaaaggttcagataatctggagaaatcactgcacgtaagcagcaagccCAAACAACAACTTTGAATGCctatgaccttcgatccctcaggtggtactgcatcaaaaaacgacatcatcatgggatcaggaacacttcagaaaaccactgttagtaactacagtttgtcgctacatctgtaagtgcaagttaaaactctactatgcaaagcaaaagccatttatcaacaacacccaggaacaccgccggctttgtTGGGcgcgagctcatctaggatggactgatgaaaagtgttcTTTGTGGGTATAtaggtgtatcagtgcccaaggcatggacatagactggcctgcctgtagtccagacctgtctcccatttaaaatgtgtgacacattatgaagcctaaaataccacaacggagaccccggactgttgaacaacttaagctatacatcaagcaaaaatgggaaagaattccacctgaaaagcttcagaaatctgtctcctcaattcccaaaggtttactgagtgttgttaaaaggaaaggtcatataacacagtggtaaaatgcctctgccaactattttgcaacgttgctgccaataaattctaagttacCTAAtgcccattcatccattttctaccgattattccctttggggtcgctggtgcctatagttacctaatgattatttgcacacaaaaaaagtttctcactttgaacattaaatgtcttgtatttgcagtctattcagttgaatacaagttgaaaaggatttgaaaatcattgtattctgttttcatttacacaacgtgccaattttaCTGGTTTTGGATTCTGTAgatcagggctattcaactacctGTTGAAGAGGGCTGCAGTTTTAAGAGCCCGGGGTCTCAGGGTGCGGACGTCAAAATTGGGATGTTTTGTCAGAAAGTGCCTCTGCAGGTTATAATcctttgagactgtgtttacaaaaagtaaacacatCAAGTTTCACACTGCAttgtcaataaattcattattctgcccttgctacttgtttccagcgtgtgcagctagacagatagttaacagcatgaagaaacaggcTAAATTTTgttgattgatgttccttcttttgaattatttttcttcctaattttttttactttatacgtcttcctttatttttgaaaatataaacattacataAGTATAACGTCCAATGTGTATGTAACAAATAAAACATaaggtttagtgttaatataCACATCAAACGTTGCACACGTGTGGTTTAACACaatgcttgacactcagcatcaacggttaGAATTGGGGGGTTGAATCAgcagaaatgattcccgggcgcggtcactgctgctgctcactgctcccctcacctcccagggggtgatcaagggtgatggggcaaatgcggagaataattttgccacacctagtgtgtgtgtgtgacaatcattggtaagtCAAAGGCTCTCGGCACaggtccaggttgtacaccgccttccgcccaattgtagctgagataggcaccagtgaccccaaaaggaataagcggtataaaatggatggatggatggatgacttgaacaagtcaggaaagtcacttggagccatttcaaagcagcttaaggttccaaaagcaactgtgcagacaattgttggtaagtataaagtgcatggcacacttttgtcactgccacgatcaggaagaaaacgcaagctatcacctgctgctgagatacaattggtcaggatgatcaagagtcaaccaagaaccaccaaaaagcaggtctgcaatgcatttttcaagatggcgctgctgtagtggctgctgtaggcaggagctctgtgctcttgtgtcatccttttgtgtttccctcttgttttcatgtgttattatatttttttgcattttggtccgggaccctttgggactgtgtgacaagggctggcactttcgtgacctctgtggtgctttttttgtgggcttctggatctgcctcccgggagccttttggccatggagaccagctgctgggtgtctgccacaccggagtctgtttggagggactggaggagatgcggatgaggggacagggctgcggagctagcactgagcgctgggacggagaggctctgcgttgtctcgactgggtgagcaggtgtcggacacctcagtcaccttggacgtatactcgctcatccatgcggactggacactggctgagagtggagtcggctgttttggttgctttgttgggtctgctcctgtctctggccatgctccctcctccccagcggacaatggcgtggaacagcgcagaggccaccccagtgtatatgtttcttttacattttattcatagctgtatgtagaagtgtctggttgtatctgctgctttaatgtctttaatgtcctctgtgttctttgatgtttgatgtttccctcttacacacatgtaagagggatgtgtactatggctatgagttgttgttgttttttttcccttggcctcagtctcacccccactccagggcccaggctaagaccgattttttaaattttattttaatcttctattcttttctcccatcacccccccccttgtttacctgtatgtcatcttttttgtaaggggcgctggaagccggcagacccgtcagcgatcctgttctgtctccctgtaatgtttgtctgatcttgaatgggattgtgctgaaaattgtaattttcctgaaggaactctcctgacggaataaataaagtactatctaatctaatctctaATCTAATTGGAAAGTGCTGCAACACAGGTGTCAGtctccacagtcaagcgtgttttgcatcccTGTGGACTGAGGGGCTACCATGCAAAAAGAACGCCTTTGCTCCAGAACCGACACCTTAGGGCTCATCTAATGTTTGCTGCTGAtcaaatggacaaagataagactttctggaggaaagttctgtggtcagatggaacaaaaattaaactgtttggccacaatacccagcaatattttgggtgttccaacaggacaacgaccccaaacGCACGtccaaagtggtaaaggaatggctgaatcaggctagaattaaggttttagaatggccttctcaaagttctgaattaaaccccattgagaacatcaatcaatgtttacttatatagccctaaatcactagtgtctcaaagggctgcacaaaccaccacgacatcctcggtaggcccacataagggcaaggaaaactcacacccagtgggacatcggtgacaataatgacccagtgggacgtcggtgaaaaaaataatgactatgagaaccttagagaggaggaaagcaatggatgtcgagcgggtctaacatgatactgtgaaagttcaatccatgatggatccaacacagtcgcgagagtccatgccagaaaaccatcacatttagctgaactgcaccaaattagtcaagaggagtggtccaaaattcaacaAACATGTAATATGGACATGTAAGCCAATactaacattgttgtatgtatacttttgacccagcagatttggtcacattttaagtacacccataataaattcataaaagaaccacacttcataaatgtttttgcgACCAATTAGTATGTGCTctgatcactctatcacaaacaagatttgcagaaattattggaaactcaagacagccatgacatcattttctttacaagtgtatgtaaacttttgaccacgactgtgtgttTCGCTGCTGCTTCCTGAGAGATGGCAGGAGCACTGCATAAATGAGCAACCCTGTTTGGAATGGTTAATCAAGCCTATTCGGGTGCTGTTTGGCAGGCCGGAAGTGTCATTTTTGTGGTTTAAGTCAAACAACCAGAGATGTATATATTCCATACATGTAATTAGGTTGAATGTATCCCTTGGTCCTGTATGATGTTTGAACCAGTTCGTTTTATGGGGTGAAATGTTGATATGTGCAAAATGAAATTGGTGCACACTCTTAGTTTCAGTCAGTATTTTCTAAGAGTCAGATTTATGCCCATAGTCCTAAAAATATGTGCatatttaaagttaagttaaagtaccaatgattgtcacacacacccagtaggtgtggtgaaatgtgtcctccgcatttgacccatctctttgttcaccccctgggaggtgaggggagcagtgagcagcagcggtggccgcgcccgggaatcttttttggtgattcaacccccaattccaacccttcatgctgagtgccaagcagggaggtaatgggtcccatttttttagtctttgttgtgagtcagctggggtttgaacccacaaccttccgatctcagggcgtacactgtaaccacaaggccactgtcaCCTTAAGATGGAAGTGAGTGGTGATGAAGGTTCTGGAATGTAATTTAAGCTCCTTGTTATGATCGTGATTGGCTGCAGCTGGTGTCTTGTCGGCAGCAGACCAGGATTTGTTTGACAGCATTCATTATAATATTCACTGCAGTGGCTAGTGCGATGGGGGCAAGGTGTGCCTCCTGTTGTGGTTATTACATAATTATTTTTGGCTGACAGTATTAAGAATAGTGTTTTTTAAGTGCAGTTCTTGCAGAAAAATAAAGACCACCTGCAGTGAATTTCTTACCAGCTCTTACAAACAGCTGCCTGGTTGCTGATGGCTCAGATAACTGCAGCATTCATGCATGCAGGAGATGTGTTGGGGGGCCTGCTTGATGCTTTGATGGCGGCATGGAGACACCTGTGCAAGGCAGGGCATGAGAGGAATGTAGAAGATAAGACCGGAGGTATGCGATGGATGGACAAGAGAGCATCCTGGTCTGGGAGGTTGTAGCTGGAGCtggattcaggcggaaggcagtgtataccctggacaagtcgccacctcatcgtagggccaacacagatagacagacaacattcacacactagggccaatttagtgttgccaatcaacctatccccaggtgaatgcaTTATACAGTATAATTATTattgtgagagctgaagatcccggccagatgaagccaacaggaccacatcgtctgcaaaaagcagagacctaatcccgcggccaccaaaccggaacccctcaatgccttgactgcgcctagaaattctgtccataaaagttatgaacagaatcggtgacaaagggcaaccttggcggagtccaaccctcactggaaacgtgtccgacttactgccagcaatgcggaccaagctctgacactgatcgtacagggatcggactgccataataagacagtccgataccccatactctctgagcactccccacaggacttcccgagggacgcggtcgaatgccttctccaagtccacaaagcacatgtagactggttgggcaaactcccatgcaccctcaagagccctgccgagagtatagagctgttccacagttccacgaccaggacgaaaaccacactgttcctcctgaatccgaggttcgactatccggcgtagcctcctttccagtacacctgaataaaccctaccgggaaggctgaggagtgtgatcccacgatagttggaacacaccctccggtcccccttcttaaagagagggaccaccacccgggtctgccaatccagaggtaccgcccccgatgttcacgcgatgctgcagagtcttgtcaaccaagacagccccacagcatccagagtcttaaggaactccgggcggatctcatccacccctggggcctggatcggttcgcaaccgagtgtgaagcggccggaatgagaatcagcacctccaaatccgagtccatggttctctcccggaaaagggtggagtgccatctccgggttggggaggagaccctgccccaagtggaggagttcaagtacctaggagtcttgttcacgagtgggggaagagtggatcgtgagatcgacaggcggatcggtgcggcgtcttcagtaatgcggacgttgtaccgatctgttgtggtgaagaaggagctgagccggaaggcaaagctctcaatttaccggtcgatctacgttcccatcctcacctatggtcatgagctttgggtcatgaccgaaaggataagatcacgggtacaagcggccgaaatgagtttcctccgccgtgtggcggggctttcccttagagatagggtgagaagctctgtcatccgggaggaactcaaagtaaagccgctgctccttcacatcgagaggagccagatgaggtggttcgggcatctggtcaggat
This genomic interval carries:
- the rergla gene encoding ras-related and estrogen-regulated growth inhibitor-like protein translates to MNKIKIAVLGGEGVGKSALIVRFFTRRFIGEYASSSECIYRKGLALNGRQINLELYEPCYQSAEGCDQIHWADGFIVVYDISDRSSFVTARTIVKLIRAFPLGSARRDVESLIFVVGNKHDLCHMREVRCEEGQRLAAEFRCQFYELSAAEHYKEVVRIFSEMVQSTSLRGKAKERNRRPSGSKSMAKLINNVFGKRRKSV